CTAACAAAAATAATCACTTGTAAAGCTTGAAACAAGTGCTACTAACAAACTGTGCCGCGTTTGTGATGCCGTCCCGCCCGCTTGCGCCACCAGAGGGCGTGCTACCTGTCGCTGAACCCGCAGAAGGACGAGACTCTGGAGACGGAGAAGGCTCAGTACGTCCTCCCCGACGGGAGCGCCTTAAACGTGAGTGGACGCCAAACTCCCGCCTCAGCCCCGCCCGCCTGTTGTCGTGGTGACCGATGTCGTGCGGCGTTACCTTCacaatcagaatcctctttatttgccaagtatgtcaaacgcacataaggaatttgtctctgatAGTTGGAGCCGGcggcactggttagcacatctgcctcgcagttctggggaccggggttcaaatcccagtcccgccagtgtggagtctgcatgctCTCACCGTGTCTGCGtggcagtttaaagtgacgagtagtgcgataatctggaaaagtgtcaattgtgcaaatggtgcagatacttctcaagcacacgAGTGGCTGGTATTGGTCAACGACAggcatgcaaatagtgcagagcgGCGAGAATACTACAGCGAGCGGACGCGTAATGTAGAATTGACCCGACAGAGAAGTGCCGACAATCTCCATCGACGTCCGTTCTCAGATCGGGCCCGCCCGCTTCCGCGCCCCCGAGCTGCTGTTCCGGCCCGACCTGGTGGGCGACGAGAGCTCGGGCATCCACGAGGTCCTGGCCTACGCCATCCAGAAGTCGGACATGGACCTGCGGCGCACGCTCTTCTCCACCATCGTGCTGTGCGGCGGCTCCACGCTCATCAAAGGTGGGAGGggcgagggggagggggaggggccgGCGGACGCCCGTCTTTGACTCGCTGTCGCCCTCCTCAGGCTTTGGAGAGAGGTTACTCACTGAAGTCAAGAAGCTGGCACCCAAAGACGTCAAGATCAAGGTGAGTCTCCGCCTCTTTCCTTTCCTCATtctcctctttttttccttttgcttCTTGTTTTTCTCCTTCTAGTCCTCTTCTACTCATGTTTCTCTCTCCTGCAtctttctttctcctttttctttttccacaccttcctctcttctttttcttcaactCCCCTTCTGCTCTTTTTCTTGGGCTtgctttcctcctcctcctgcttttTTCTCCCCTTCTTTTTGGCCTCACTTTTCTTTctgctcttcctcctcttgtgCGTTGTAGACTGACATGTTTGTGTTCGTGTTTGTGCTTGTGCAGATCTCCGCCCCCCAGGAGAGACTCTACTCCACGTGGATCGGGTACAaatatttctttgcttttttttattttttatttttttatttttttattatttttaacttgcTCCCATGTTGTCGGCGGCCATTTGAGAACATTTTTGACTTGATATTTCGAGACCCTCAGAATATTGTTGTGTGACAATAGAAGCACCAAACCTAACAAAAGAGCGGACGCTCTCATTACAAGCTTTTTCCGTTCTTCAGTAATCATTAGCGGAAGTTGTCGGTTTTGCTTCAATGGCCGGTTTctgagcaaaaagcagagaaaatgagctttttgtgaaaactaACGTGTAGAGCAGAACGCTGACTTTGAAAGCAATACGTTGTTGCTTTTGCGACACCTGAACAGAAAGGCGCCGCGAGCGACGTCGACTCCTCGCGTGGCTcgagtgcttttttttcccacgctGTCGGCCATTCGCTCAGTGAACCGCGTCAGCTTTTCTCATGTTAGCGACACAAGGGCTGTTCATACtagcatacatacacacacctaCTCTGTCGGGGTGTCGGCTGCCTAGATTTGTCCGACTTTCGACGTTTCTCTCCCTCGTACTCGACGGGACAAGCTGAGATTCGGCGCCTGATCCTTTTCTGCTGATCTCAAGTGCTGCAATGCTGCCATCTGCTGGCGTGCGTGTGCCAGTACAGTTCCATAGaagcttgaatttcacagactAGCTGGGCAAGATCGTCTTCTCGGGCTCGACcgatctggatttttttttaggccgattccgatatttggaagaaaagtgtgtgcgtgcgtgacatGCCGATTGTTTGTTGCGTTTATTGtggctgttgttgttttactctTTCTGTCCCCGCCCCCGCAGAGGCTCCATCTTGGCGTCGTTGGACACGTTCAAGAAGATGTGGGTGTCCAAGCGCGAGTACGAAGAAGACAGGGCGCGCGCCATCCACAGGAAGACCTTCTAGGACGACGGCCCCCCCACCGCACCCGTCCTTCGCCGCCTTCTCATTGGCCGCCCGCGCCCCGGTCGCCACGCCGACCGCGCCCGCCACGTGAAGGTCACGTCACACGTGTCAATAAAAGTCCAcggttttgttttcttgttttgctACGGGTCCATTCCAAAGTTTTCTATTGTGGGTCACCAAATGCCCGTGAACCCTCTATTCCATATCCTTGCTATTTGGCCGTGTACTAGTACGAGCTTTGCTCTCACTAGAAAGACTAGTATATTCTTCAATAGTAAGAGTGTatcgcactagtagaacgactgccGTGCGAGTAGTCTTTTCCAGTACTGCCTTggatggaaagccatttgagcatttattcaactaGTATGCACTTTCTCCACACTAGTAGAACCATTTACTAGTATCATTTTTCTCCTACTAGTGTCACTTTAGGCCTACTACTATAACCTTAAGCTTAATATCAAGgatgtcaaataaatgctcaagtgGCTTGAAAgaagtttgaacatttatttaactAGTACACTTTTTGTCCTCAGTAGAAGAACAACGTACTAGTATcgctttttccccccactactAGTTCGACTTTAACTTTTTTTAGGatgtcaaataaatattcaaattacTTTTAAGAAGTTGGAACATTTATTCAACGAGTACACTAGCAAGACAGTTCAGCGCACtagttgtcatattttttttttcccccgcttaAGTTTAATATCAAGGATGTGGAATAAATGCTGCCATTTGCGTGGCAGTAAGGCAGGTGAGgaaaaagagcatactagtacatggacctgagGCCGGATAGCTAGTATAAggaataaaagtgcaaagaattgAAGCATGAAAACAAATGGGAGGAGTCTTTAATTGAATTGCAAAACGCAGCAGTCGTCACCTGCTTCCAATTAGCGATTAGGGTTAACTGCCAAGATGGCGGCCAAGCGAGGCTTCCGGACATTTTTCCACGACGACGACTAACACCGAGAAACAATTTTTGCTCCGGTCGATATCGGCAttgttataattattattattattattattattatcatcatcatcatcatgattatTGTATGAAAGGAATAAATATGTCTGCTGCTCAAACGCTTGTGTTTCCTTCAAGTGCTCGCCCGACTTAAATCGATGCGCACGCATGCTACAGCGTTGCTGTCGTCGATGAattgaaaatgatcaaatatgTTTCCGCTGCGACCGGCGGAGGTCGCCGAGTACGGTCCGGGGGCCTCGCTTATCCATCGGTGGTGCCGAGGAATCGAACGTACGCGCGAAAGCTGAAAACGGTGTGCGACCAAAATCGGCTCAAATTGTCCGTACGCACGCGGGCGCACCTGTGGCgggaaaaaaacgaaaaaagaaTTGCGCCCCATCGACAATCCCTAGAAATAACTTAATAGGATATTTTCTCAGAGAAGAGCGGTCGCGACGTCAGCTTGCCGCGTTTGAATCGTGCACAACCGATGATGAAGCGAAGGAACGCACCGTTCGATCTTTTATTGCAAACGCGCGCCCGATTCCCGCAGCGAAATCGGCTCCCGATTACAAATGAGACTCGCTGATGTCTCGCGGGCGGGCGGAGTTGACGGGCGAGGTGGAGGCTTCGGGAACGCCGCAGCAAATAAAGTGGCGGGAGCACACTGCTGCAGTGAGTTCGACTGGAGaggaaatgaaacaaatatatatttatcaaaATAATTGCGCCCGATCGTCACACGGCAATCCATGTAGTGTTCCGGAGGAGCAGAGGAGAGGCACACGATCCACGTCGCTTCAGGTTTACGCAGTCGGCGGCCGTGTCGGTGCGCCGTGTTTCCTTAGGTCAGAGGTCAACGCAGCCGTCGACCGGGACGTTTTAGAGCACTCGGTGCTGACCGACTTTACGGGGATGCAGATTTCATTTTCCAACGGGACTCGGCCACCTGCGCGCAGTGCCAAAGCGACCCGCGCCAGCTTTAAGGACCGCGGTATGCCGGCGAACTCGCCTGACCTCCACCCCGGGAAACGCATCAGTCAAGAAGCAAGCACACTAGAATAATCTGTAGAATAAGCAAAGAGCAAATTCCAGCCCGATTCTTGACTGAGATACGACAAGAAGCAAGCTTGTGCAGCAAGAACCGATGCGGCCAGAAGGTCGAGCGCGAGTCCCAAATGACGAAACTGTGTGATGAATAAGAAATGATGTCACAAGGTTTTGCTGTTTATGACGAGCTAAATGACAAATGATCTCATAAGGTTTGGGTTAGCGATGACATGTCGGTTGAGTCATCGAGCTCCTTCGCGCCGCAAGTGACCGGACGACACACGACGAGAGCTGACGTGAAGAAGCTCGCAGACGGCGCCGGTATGTGATGACGGCGATCGATTGCGTCTTTGTTTGTTCCGCGCCGAAAGACGCGTGTGCGCATTGTCAGTCATCCACAAAGGCAAcaggactgttcttgtttgttgaagaagtTTCACCTTTATCCAAAAGGCCGGTGTGGAGTCCCCTCCCTTTACGCCTGGGCAGGGGTGGTCAACAACAGGCTCTTGCCGCTCTTGCAATTTGCACTTTTGTTTCGGGGTCAAGGTCATCCACCTCACCTCAAGCTCAAATGTGAACTCAAGCTGAAGAAGACAAAGTCCATAGAGCATCCTCAGAGCTCATCGGCCTCTTCGAGGTCCGATCAAAACCTGATTTTGACAACCAAACGCTTGGCACCCTCGCGCTCCGCCGAGCGGCTCTTATTTGAAACGCGTTGGCTTGTTTCTGAACCTGGCAAACACCTGATCTGACCTTTCCGTCGTTCTGCACGATGGCTTCCGTTTCACAGCGCCAACGAGATAAAAATGCGACGTACGTGTTCTCCAGTCGCCCCAGGCCCGTCGAGAGCCGCTCGAAGTTCGACGGGTCCCCCACGGAAAATCCTCAGTACGGAAATATCGTGTACGATCGACGAGTCGTCAGGGGAAATGCTCACGGTCGAAACGCGTCGCCGGCGAAGACCACGGCGCATGCGGCCGACATTCAACAACAGCGCGGATTCCGGGGGAGATCGGTGGACTTCGTGAGGTCCAGGGACCACGTGTGGTTCAAGACTCACGACAACCTGCCCGGTCGAAAGCACGTTGACGTGCAAACCGAGTCCTTTCTCGAGGAGCTGAGTCACATCTTGGTGACGAAAGATATCGACTCCCAAACGGATCGTTTCCTGGACAGACCGGCCACGCCGCTATTCATACCGGCCAAATCGGGCGAAGATGTTGCGACCCAAATCCAAGACGGGGAGCTGTTTGACTTTGACAGGGAGGTGCAGCCTGTGTTGGAGGTCCTGGTGGGCAAGACCATCGAGCAGTCTCTCTTGGAggtgatggaggaggaggaactgGCCCGCCTGCGGGCCCAGCAGAGGGCCTTCGAGCAGCTGAGAAATGCCGAGTTGGCCGAGGTCCAGCGGCTGCAGGAGCAGGAGAGGCGTCGCAATGAGGAAAAGGAGTGTCGGATCGCCCAGCAGAGGGAGGCCgtgaggaaagaaaaagaaacggcCGAGATGATAGCCGCCCAAGCGTGCGCGCAGCAGTTCCTGTCCAAGCTCTTCCCCGCCGTCTTCGCCTCGCTAAGGAGACACGGCTACTTCTACGACCCCGTGGAGAGAGACATCGAGATGAATTTCTTCCGGTGGCTGATGGCCGAGGTTAACAACACTCTGGAGAAGAGGAACTCCGCCAGGCTGCTGCTGGACACCATCATCCACGATATCGCCCTGGAGAGACGGGATTTCTTCAAGGATCTCGAGTCGCAGCTGGTCAAATCGGACAAATAgaccgattggctggcgacaggaTCCCCAACCAAATCCGAGTCAACGTGACCATCGGCGTACCGTCAAGCGCTGTGTTCTAATACTG
The sequence above is a segment of the Phyllopteryx taeniolatus isolate TA_2022b chromosome 15, UOR_Ptae_1.2, whole genome shotgun sequence genome. Coding sequences within it:
- the LOC133489925 gene encoding radial spoke head protein 3 homolog — protein: MASVSQRQRDKNATYVFSSRPRPVESRSKFDGSPTENPQYGNIVYDRRVVRGNAHGRNASPAKTTAHAADIQQQRGFRGRSVDFVRSRDHVWFKTHDNLPGRKHVDVQTESFLEELSHILVTKDIDSQTDRFLDRPATPLFIPAKSGEDVATQIQDGELFDFDREVQPVLEVLVGKTIEQSLLEVMEEEELARLRAQQRAFEQLRNAELAEVQRLQEQERRRNEEKECRIAQQREAVRKEKETAEMIAAQACAQQFLSKLFPAVFASLRRHGYFYDPVERDIEMNFFRWLMAEVNNTLEKRNSARLLLDTIIHDIALERRDFFKDLESQLVKSDK